A segment of the Mangrovimonas sp. YM274 genome:
GAACTTTTTATAAGCGCCATTTGGATACATTTCAAAATGACGACAGACGTAAACTATCGTTTGTGTGTTATTTGAATGAGGAAGATTGGCAACCGGAAAATGGAGGTGAATTGGTATTATACCTCGATGAGAATGGAACAGAACAGGAAAAAGTTATTTATCCTTTTCCTGGAAGAGTGGTAATTTTTGAAAGCCAGCTAATTGAGCATGAGGTAAAACCTGTGGATACCCAAAGATTGAGTATTACAGGTTGGTTGAAGACACGCTAATTTTAGCGTCTTTTATTGCGGTTGTAAATGTAGATGATTACCAATACAATGGCCAGGATTAAGAACAAGCCGTTACCACTTAAAAAGTTTAGGAAATTCATGGTGTAGATTAATTTTGTTTGTTTTTGTTATATCTAAAAATGAGGTAGGCAATGGCCACTAAAACCACAAACGGAAGCAGGGAACCAATAAACACACCAATTTCATAACCAGAATCTGGAGCGTTTTTGATTTTTTCATCTATATCAACTTGTAGAATTGTCAATAACATGGCGGCAATTTGCTTAATGGCCAAAGTTAACTGTTTTTAGAAAGAGGCATAAACATTTTTCTAAATTTTATGATAAGTGGAATACCTCTAGCTATGATCCAAAGGGTAAGTGCCATAAATATACCGTAGAGTTGGTAGTTGAAATAGTTGAACAGAAGTAAGAAGGGAACAAATACAAGAAAGGTTGCAAATAGCAAAAGGTTTCTTAAATAGGCCATTTTGCCTAAGCCTTTAAACATGCCGTCAAAAATAAAGGCTAGCGCACAAATAGGTTGCATGGCCAAGACCATCCAAAATATTTTATAGAATTGGTTTAATACCGCTTCATCTGAAGAAAATATTCTTCCGATGGGTTGGTAAAATATGGCTCCTAGTACAGCCATAATTATTCCCACTATAATACCATAAATAATGAGTTTGTTGCTTAACTGAATAAGCTGCTTGTATTGTTTTCCTCCCAATAGTTTTCCTGAAAGAATATTACCTGCACTTGCATACCCATCAATCAAAAAGGCGCCCAAAAACCAAATATTAATAGCAATAGTATAGGCTGCAATGTATTGGGCTCCATAACTAGTGGCAAAGGAACTGGCAAAATACAAGGTAACATTCAAGGCTATGGTTCTTACAAAAAGATTGACGACCATTACCATAAAAGTTTTTATTTCTTTGTTAAAAGGAAATCTGGCTCGTAACGGGATACTGGTTTTTTTGTGTAGGTATATGGCAGAAATAATGGCCATGAACAGTTGTGCCAATACACTGGCATAGGCGGCGCCTTTAATATGCATGGCGGGAATAATGTTGTCGATTCCATAAACCAATATTATATCTAAGATGATATTGGAAACAGCGCCAGTAATAGCTATAACCATTGGGTAATAAGTATTTTGTAAGCCTCTAAAAGCTCCAAAAACGGCAATGGTAAATAGGGTAAACGGGAATCCGAAAATGCGAATTCTGTAATACTCCACACAATATTGTAATATGACATCGCTAGCATTGTACAATTTGAAAATCGTTTGGGCAAAAGGGTAAGTAAGGGCAATAATAAACACACTAATAGATGTAATTATTACAATGGCCTGTGCAGGCAATGATTTTACTTCATTTAATTTTCCAGCTCCCAAATATTGCGAAATGATTGAGGAAATGGCGCTTCGTGTTTGTCCAAATACCCATATAAGCATAGATAGAAAGGTGGTCACAATACCAACGGCAGCTAGCGATTCGGTGGGGTTGTGTTGAACATTACCAACAATAGCGGTATCCGTTAGGGAAAGGATGGGTTCAGAAATACCAGCAATAAGTGCTGGGATGGCTAATTTATTTATTTGTTTTAAATTGATTGAAGTGCTCACAATATCAGTTCGTAGCAATAAAAAGGATGCTCACTTTGGTTAGGGAAGTATATTGCTTCCAATTGTTTATAGCCGCGAAGTTCGTAAAATTTTTGGTTTCTTTTGTTTAGGGAAAAGGTATCTAGACGAATGGAGTTGAATCCATTAATTTTGGCATAGTTTTCCATAGCCTCCATGAGTTGCTGGGCAATCCCTTGTCCTTGATACGTTGGATGTACAGCCAATCTATGTATATACAGGTTGTTACAGTCTTTAGTAAGCCAAGAAACCGCGTTATAGACTTCATCTTTTACATGATTCCTTGCAACACAAGCACATATTTTATTTTCTCTTTCATAAACAAAAAGCTCCCCTCGTTGAATGTCAATTTGAAAGCAGGTTTTGTTGGGGTAAGTATCATTCCATTGATAAATGCCATTGGCACGCATATGTTGAGTGCAGGCTTTTGTTAGGGATATAAGGGGCTTTAAATCCTCTATGCTTGCTTTTCTAATCAAGTGAACTTTTTTAATTATAAATTTAAAATTTTAGCTTTGAAATTAAATAATATTTCGTTTTTTTGCAGTCTCATGACAGTTATGTTGTGGGATACAGTTGAGGGGCATTAGCTCAGCTGGCTAGAGCGCTACGCTGGCAGCGTAGAGGTCATCGGTTCGACTCCGATATGCTCCACTTTATAAAAACGCAATCTTTTAAGTTTTAATTGATTGCGTTTTTTTGTTTTTAGACTTCTTTTTCCTCAAAATCTACAGCTGGATTGCATATTTCCAATATTAGGTGCTTTAGAACCTCCGAAAAGTGCTGTAAAGTGTCGTCGTCAATTATGGAATTCTTTTTGGCGTAGGATCCTGCTCTATCCTTTTTAGCGAATTTTAAAAACCCAGCATTTAGGTTTTTAAATGAAATAATACCAGCTTCCATGTTTGTGGCTGCTATGTTTCCGGAGGCTTTCATCATTAAGGCGTAGGACAATACTTGAAAGCTTTTACTGTATTTGTCATAATCGCTTGTAAGGTCCTCCCAATTGACTACTTCTACTTTACCTTGATCTACCTTGCCACTTTTGTAATCAATAATTCGGGTTATTCCATTGTATTGGTCAATGCGGTCTACTTTTCCGGTTAGATAAACTGGGAATTCCAATTCAGGAATAGGCAATAGGGTTTTAAATTCCTCCTCTAAACCTATAATTTTAATTTCATTTCCCTTTTTAAGGTCATCTATTTCCAAATTTAGGGTGTTCAGTACATAACGTTTGGCCACTTCATAAATAATGAGATTTTTGCCGGTAGTGATATCTCCTTCCTTGTACGTGTCTCTAAAGTGTTTTTTCACCATGTCGTCAATTTGTGCTTTCATGGCTTGTAAATGAGCAATCTCAAGCAATTGACCTTTGTAGGGGGTATATAAATCTTCTAAAGTGTTATGGATTACAGTACCTAGGGTGTTGGCGGCAATAGACTCTTCAACATCTTCATAAGTCTTTACTCCTAAGATTTTTTGAGTGTAAAAGTCTATGGGATTTCGTATGTAATTGGTTAGCGAGGATGGTGAAAAGCCAGCTTTGGAAAGTTTTTTAAGTTGCTCGAGGACTGGTTCAGTTTTCGTAATTTTTTTTAATTGTTTGGTGATTTTTGGAATTTTAGGGGTTACCACCTTATGGTCAATGTCATGGATGCCTTCTATTTCCAATTGGGTTATGAATCTACTTTTTTCTCCTGTGTTGAGAGCGTCTGTTTCGGTGTTGTATAGTATATGGACATCTTTGGCACGTTGTAGCAAACGGTAAAAGTGGTAGGTGTAAACAGCATCTTTTTCTTTATAGGTGGGTAGCTTGTTTTCTAGTTTAACGTCATAAGGTATAAAGGAGTTTTGACTCTTTCCTGCGGGTAAAATCCCTTCATTTACAGATGCTATAATTAAGGAATCAAAATCCAATGCACGTGTTTCCAGCATTCCCATAATTTGAAGTCCTTCCAAAGGTTCTCCTTGAAAATCTAATGTTTCCGTGCTTAATAATTCCTTGTAAAAACTATAAAGGGTAGCAATAGTTTGGATGTGTTTGTGTTGACGATTTAAGGTGTTGAGTTCATTGAATAGTGCATTAAAGCGATAGAGGTATTCCAATGGTAGCATATTGGAATCTTTATCTAGGTCAAGGTAAGTTTTAAGGAATGATATTAGTTTGAAGCAATTATCGAGTGCTATATCTGGGTGGTCTTTCCA
Coding sequences within it:
- a CDS encoding GNAT family N-acetyltransferase codes for the protein MIRKASIEDLKPLISLTKACTQHMRANGIYQWNDTYPNKTCFQIDIQRGELFVYERENKICACVARNHVKDEVYNAVSWLTKDCNNLYIHRLAVHPTYQGQGIAQQLMEAMENYAKINGFNSIRLDTFSLNKRNQKFYELRGYKQLEAIYFPNQSEHPFYCYELIL
- a CDS encoding PD-(D/E)XK nuclease family protein, whose amino-acid sequence is MTSFIEDVIADLNQKGLNIPQLTFVLPSRRAGIFLKHQLSKHSSHTFFAPEIVSIEEFVETLSDLQNISNTELIFEFYEVYLKLTEKEHQESFDEVSKWAQMLIQDFNEMDRYLIPPNNIFDYLSAIKEIEHHHWSLDEAPSAFVKNYLLFWNQLKHYYNALQEQLLEQNKGYQGLVYRKAVDNLEQFISSNPHKTFVFMGFNALNKAEETIIQELLQQGLAHIYWDLDDTFLKNPEHDAGLFIRQHKATWPYLKQNAFNWLHKHYTSPKNITITGVPKNVSQIKYIGELLSTLNTDQNTLKNTAIVLGNEELLLPLLNSIPKNIGAVNITMGLPLKSVPMVALFDQILKLHVKAGNHFYYKDALAILSNQFVRPLLSQSTTQVGDVISKIEENNIIYLSLEKLITLFNNEYTEILSTLFGTWKDHPDIALDNCFKLISFLKTYLDLDKDSNMLPLEYLYRFNALFNELNTLNRQHKHIQTIATLYSFYKELLSTETLDFQGEPLEGLQIMGMLETRALDFDSLIIASVNEGILPAGKSQNSFIPYDVKLENKLPTYKEKDAVYTYHFYRLLQRAKDVHILYNTETDALNTGEKSRFITQLEIEGIHDIDHKVVTPKIPKITKQLKKITKTEPVLEQLKKLSKAGFSPSSLTNYIRNPIDFYTQKILGVKTYEDVEESIAANTLGTVIHNTLEDLYTPYKGQLLEIAHLQAMKAQIDDMVKKHFRDTYKEGDITTGKNLIIYEVAKRYVLNTLNLEIDDLKKGNEIKIIGLEEEFKTLLPIPELEFPVYLTGKVDRIDQYNGITRIIDYKSGKVDQGKVEVVNWEDLTSDYDKYSKSFQVLSYALMMKASGNIAATNMEAGIISFKNLNAGFLKFAKKDRAGSYAKKNSIIDDDTLQHFSEVLKHLILEICNPAVDFEEKEV
- a CDS encoding MATE family efflux transporter; translation: MSTSINLKQINKLAIPALIAGISEPILSLTDTAIVGNVQHNPTESLAAVGIVTTFLSMLIWVFGQTRSAISSIISQYLGAGKLNEVKSLPAQAIVIITSISVFIIALTYPFAQTIFKLYNASDVILQYCVEYYRIRIFGFPFTLFTIAVFGAFRGLQNTYYPMVIAITGAVSNIILDIILVYGIDNIIPAMHIKGAAYASVLAQLFMAIISAIYLHKKTSIPLRARFPFNKEIKTFMVMVVNLFVRTIALNVTLYFASSFATSYGAQYIAAYTIAINIWFLGAFLIDGYASAGNILSGKLLGGKQYKQLIQLSNKLIIYGIIVGIIMAVLGAIFYQPIGRIFSSDEAVLNQFYKIFWMVLAMQPICALAFIFDGMFKGLGKMAYLRNLLLFATFLVFVPFLLLFNYFNYQLYGIFMALTLWIIARGIPLIIKFRKMFMPLSKNS